One genomic segment of Calonectris borealis chromosome 18, bCalBor7.hap1.2, whole genome shotgun sequence includes these proteins:
- the CFAP251 gene encoding cilia- and flagella-associated protein 251 has protein sequence MNQLPPRSGPAAYGDGDKTPFKGKCRCPARRASRQGGSLIAAGVTRTVLGLLALGGSVTGAEKGLWDLLHGCPFLRLCQIPGHCAAKPWGGGVFQNISAPQRPGRRAKVRMDGSSGVIPEEPTGGRTGVSSEPMEASQDGQTAQEMATLPEQDLLAAAKEKEGAPEDAGADALLGPMWSSSGMGIPGTVPSTCAKRQDTTALRTALGKDTAGTTHREGAGPPGPPPALPEPKEATSSPRLGCREQETQQGSGEDDGRDGSASLVWAATPGMLFQEDKQTRLHPLSLSWVLGYNSSLAVHSLMDREDRVLLYISSHTVVIHDLLGNRQCHLQGHTNVISCLCVSEDRRWVATADRGPDALIIVWDSFSGVPVRTIFESHPEDGVSAIAISQDAKYLATISAGIVQRVCVWKWTSPAEKPVCSTELRPEFGYQDYVIFNPQNPYEFVSNSKTQVIFYLWGDGGLQYGAPLLSSQTFNSTVGHFSQSVFHFNNSQALTGTSAGKLVVWDTVGPRTPSKELPVKPHSMKATKLVPLQKESLTVLTAFESCIVTGDVKGQVKFYDGQLQLLTCYGHSKVGPIRSISFSKTPPDPPGAAPNCSTSCIASSRPFVARNFILSTSDATVLHVATDRTNFEKIMEEAKKTVNAIACHPRQALVAVGSHCGLLKVWDYQQTRYLVSRIFTEAGIQCLSYDPEGYFLAAGFTDGSVYILDAISLQSSCKEFKFSCGPVTHISFSHDSEYLATADEKYSVTVYKRVLQNGSRCWEHLAGLHSHYKPIRSILFGVQLDSNEPRLLSLGEDRQLVEYDLNSSSKDHLVVLHRDRVEQVAVPLCLAWYPQLSTESFILTANNCYKIKLYNTTTKMCRKTLLGPTYGSPLEKIQILPTTNTMDPQKCYLAYITKDKVGLQILPVDGNPHKSSAFICHPDGVSDLASSYDGRYVFTAGGDDCTVMKWEVNLNALDAAASLGGEDLIPFYNLLDGGREGEFFRELEDYFYYVQLRNHGIDTLETRQVSTHIPLEEIPSVMRAMGFYPSEEKIEEMINEVKFSKYVDTGEQVTKINLGDFIKLYINHRPAFGLSMKKIQRAFQVLGYDNENGDKVIDRGDLLLLLQCRVYTSLEQQITVLISAHCGIAHCNWNCWDLLQGAAALTEDEMPEEITVEIFAADILGLPIAEPEKKNRKKR, from the exons ATGAACCAGCTGCCACCCAGGAGCGGCCCTGCTGCTTACGGGGACGGTGACAAAACCCCGTTTAAGGGGAAATGTCGGTGCCCAGCGCGGCGTGCAAGCAGACAGGGAGGGAGCCTGATCGCAGCTGGAGTAACCAGGACTGTGCTGGGCTTGCTTGCACTTGGGGGGAGCGTTACTGGAGCTGAAAAGGGGCTCTGGGACCTGCTTCACGGGTGCCCTTTCCTCCGGCTGTGCCAAATTCCAGGTCATTGTGCAGCCaaaccctggggggggggagtaTTTCAGAACATCTCCGCGCCCCAGCGCCCTGGAAGGAGGGCGAAGGTGAGGATGGATGGGTCAAGTGGAGTTATACCGGAGGAGCCAACTGGGGGAAGAACAGGAGTAAGCAGCGAGCCCATGGAGGCATCCCAGGACGGACAGACAGCGCAGGAGATGGCCACGCTGCCCGAGCAG GATCTCCTCGCTGCTGctaaggagaaggaaggagcaccAGAGGATGCTGGAGCAGATGCGCTGTTGGGTCCCATGTGGTCTTCTTCAGGGATGGGGATCCCAGGCACCGTGCCCAGCACCTGTGCCAAGAGGCAAGACACGACTGCCTTGAGGACTGCCCTGGGAAAAGACACTGCTGGGACAACACACCGGGAGGGTGCTGGACCCCCTGGACCACCCCCAGCACTGCCTGAGCCCAAGGAGGCCACTTCCAGCCCTCGcttgggctgcagggagcaggaaacACAGCAGGGAAGCGGGGAGGACGACGGGCGCGATGGCTCTGCCAGCTTGGTGTGGGCAGCCACCCCGGGGATGCTCTTCCAGGAGGACAAGCAGACCAGGCTTCACCCCCTC AGCCTCTCCTGGGTGTTGGGCTACAACAGCAGCCTGGCCGTGCACAGCCTGATGGACAGGGAGGACCGGGTGCTCCTGTACATCTCCTCCCACACAGTGGTCATCCACGACCTCCTGGGGAACAGGCAGTGCCACCTGCAG GGCCACACGAATGTCATTTCTTGCCTGTGTGTGAGTGAAGACAGGCGCTGGGTTGCAACCGCCGACCGAGGGCCAGATGCTCTGATCATCGTGTGGGACTCCTTCTCCGG GGTACCGGTGCGCACCATCTTTGAGAGTCATCCAGAGGATGGGGTCAGTGCCATTGCTATTTCCCAGGATGCGAAGTATTTGGCAACCATTAGTGCTGGTATAGTGCAG AGAGTTTGTGTTTGGAAGTGGACTTCGCCCGCAGAGAAACCCGTGTGCAGCACGGAGCTGAGGCCTGAGTTTGGGTATCAG GATTATGTCATTTTTAACCCTCAAAATCCCTATGAGTTTGTCAGCAACAGCAAAACCCAGGTGATATTTTACCTGTGG GGTGATGGCGGTTTGCAGTACGGCGCACCGCTCCTGAGCAGCCAG ACCTTCAACAGCACGGTGGGACACTTCAGCCAGTCGGTTTTTCATTTTAACAACTCGCAAGCTCTGACGGGCACCTCGGCCGGGAAGCTGGTGGTGTGGGATACGGTTGGTCCCCGCACCCCCTCCAAGGAACTGCCGGTCAAGCCGCACAGCATGAAGGCCACCAAGCTGGTGCCTCTGCAGAAGGAGAGCCTTACCGTGCTCACGGCGTTTGAGAG CTGCATAGTAACAGGTGATGTGAAAGGTCAGGTTAAATTCTACGATGGACAGCTGCAGCTCCTCACCTGCTACGGCCACAGCAAAGTGGGTCCCATTCGGTCCATCTCCTTCTCCAAAACCCCTCCTGATCCTCCCGGTGCCGCCCCAAACTGCTCCACCTCCTGCATCGCCAGCAGCCGGCCCTTCGTTGCCAG GAACTTTATCCTTTCAACCTCTGATGCAACCGTGCTCCATGTTGCAACAGACAGGACAAACTTTGAAAAAATCATGGAAGAGGCAAAGAAAACTGTGAATGCCATTGCCTGTCACCCCCGGCAGGCACTTGTTGCTGTGGGGAGTCACTGTGGGCTGCTGAAGGTGTGGGACTACCAGCAGACCAGGTACCTCGTTAGCAGGATATTCACCGAGGCCGGAATCCAGTGCTTGTCCTACGACCCTGAAG GTTATTTTCTGGCTGCTGGTTTTACTGATGGAAGCGTTTACATCCTCGATGCCATTTCCCTTCAGTCCAGCTGCAAAGAGTTCAAGTTTTCGTGTGGTCCCGTGACTCATATTAGCTTCTCTCACGATTCGGAGTACCTCGCAACTGCT GATGAGAAATACTCAGTGACTGTTTACAAGAGAGTCCTGCAAAACGGGAGCAGATGCTGGGAACACCTAGCAGGGCTGCACTCCCACTACAAACCCATCCGGAGCATCCTCTTTGGGGTCCAGTTAGACAGCAACGAGCCCAGGCTCCTGAGCCTTGGGGAGGACCGGCAGCTG GTTGAATATGacctgaacagcagcagcaaggaccATCTGGTGGTCTTGCACAGGGACCGGGTAGAGCAGGTTGCTGTCCCCCTGTGCTTGGCCTGGTACCCACAGCTCAGCACCGAGTCCTTTATCCTCACTGCCAACAACTGCTACAAAATTAAGCTCTACAATACAACGACCAAAATGTGCAG aaagaCCCTTTTGGGACCAACCTATGGCTCCCCGTTGGAGAAGATACAAATCCTCCCAACAACAAACACTATGGACCCCCAAAAATGCTATCTGGCGTACATTACAAAGGACAAG GTGGGCCTGCAGATTTTGCCTGTCGATGGCAACCCCCACAAGTCCTCAGCTTTTATTTGCCACCCGGACGGTGTCTCTGACCTTGCTAGCTCCTACGATGGACGCTACGTCTTTACAGCAGGGGGTGACGACTGCACTGTTATGAAATGGGAGGTCAACCTAAA TGCCTTggatgctgctgcttccctgggtggGGAGGACTTGATCCCATTCTACAACCTACTGGATGGTGGCAGAGAAGGCGAATTCTTCAGG GAACTGGAAGACTATTTTTACTATGTACAGCTGCGCAACCATGGTATCGATACACTGGAGACCAGACAGGTGTCAACGCATATTCCCTTGGAGGAAATTCCTTCTGTAATGAGAGCAATGGGATTTTATCCATCAGAGGAAAAG ATTGAAGAAATGataaatgaagtaaaattcaGCAAGTATGTGGATACTGGAGAACAAGTGACAAAAATCAACTTAGGGGATTTTATCAAACTTTATATAAATCATCGACCTGCGTTTGGCTtgtcaatgaaaaaaatacaacgAGCGTTTCAGGTTCTTGGTTATGATAATGAGAATGGAGACAAAGTTATTGACAGAGGAGACTTACTGTTGCTGCTTCAGTGCAGAG TCTACACCAGTCTAGAACAGCAAATTACAGTGTTGATTTCAGCCCATTGTGGCATTGCCCATTGTAATTGGAACTGCTG GGATCTACTGCAAG GTGCAGCAGCTTTGACTGAAGACGAAATGCCAGAGGAAATCACAGTGGAGATATTCGCTGCTGACATTCTTGGCTTACCTATTgctgaaccagaaaaaaagaacagaaaaaagagatGA